One Mya arenaria isolate MELC-2E11 chromosome 5, ASM2691426v1 genomic window carries:
- the LOC128235108 gene encoding uncharacterized protein LOC128235108 has protein sequence MLLPSDKSQADIHVEYEKIDGARSISLSTFTRVWRELCPHIVLAKPKTDLCFRCQTFSCKISQSGALSEDDKMTLLDEYESHVESARHQREQYRMQCDDSKVTCSENITVEGAVSCSLDATVHYSWDFAQQVHIPHHSQQVGPLYFKTARRCEVFGVCCEGSEKQVFYLGDEGVAPGKGANTVVSYLHHYLENYGLGEEHAQFLFDNCQGQNKNNAVLGYAVWRTLTGGHKTIQYSLMLAGHTKFSCDWHFGVWKNRWRHMDAETVEEVASTVAMSSRNGHNIPHIVDGNSKPVLFYDWSTFFKGMFKPLKNISKYHSFEVSSNEPGVVRVRKFVDAPEEKINILKTCQVDICVMPEQIFGEGINAERQWYLHDVIRDFCRSDHAKNTTCPLPLVAKEGYSKAKKQKLK, from the exons ATGTTGTTGCCATCTGATAAGTCACAAGCAGACATTCATGTggaatatgaaaaaatagaCGGTGCAAGAAGTATTAGTCTTAGTACTTTTACCAGAGTATGGCGGGAGTTGTGCCCACATATTGTCTTAGCGAAACCAAAAACAGACTTGTGTTTTAGATGccaaacattttcttgtaaaatttcaCAAAGTGGTGCCCTTTCTGAAGATGATAAAATGACACTTCTTGATGAATATGAAAGTCATGTTGAAAGTGCTAGACATCAGAGGGAGCAATATAGAATGCAGTGTGATGACTCTAAAGTTACATGTAGTGAAAACATTACAGTTGAAG gtgcAGTATCATGTTCCTTAGATGCAACCGTCCACTACAGCTGGGACTTTGCACAGCAGGTTCATATTCCACACCATAGCCAACAg GTTGGACCCCTGTATTTCAAAACTGCCAGGAGATGTGAGGTATTTGGAGTTTGCTGTGAAGGATCTG agaaaCAGGTGTTTTACCTTGGTGATGAGGGTGTTGCCCCAGGCAAAGGAGCAAACACAGTTGTCAGCTACCTCCACCATTACCTTGAAAACTACGGCCTGGGTGAGGAACATGCCCAGTTCCTTTTTGACAATTGCCAAGGAcagaacaaaaataatgcaGTTCTTGGTTATGCTGTGTGGAGAACATTGACGG GAGGGCATAAGACAATCCAATATTCATTGATGCTAGCCGGCCACACCAAATTCTCATGTGATTGGCATTTTGGAGTGTGGAAAAACAGATGGAGACACATGGATGCAGAGACAGTTGAG GAGGTGGCTTCCACAGTAGCAATGTCATCCCGTAATGGCCACAACATCCCCCATATTGTTGATGGCAACAGCAAACCAGTGTTGTTCTATGACTGGAGCACCTTCTTCAAAGGCATGTTCAAACCATTGAAGAACATTTCgaaataccattcatttgaGGTGTCTTCTAACGAGCCTGGGGTTGTAAGAGTAAGGAAGTTTGTTGATGCCCCTGAGGAGAAAATTAACATACTGAAAACCTGCCAAGTGGATATTTGTGTTATGCCAGAGCAGATCTTTGGTGAGGGAATAAATGCTGAAAGGCAATGGTACTTGCATGATGTAATAAGAGACTTTTGCAGATCGGATCATGCTAAAAACACAACATGCCCTTTGCCATTAGTTGCAAAAGAAGGCTATTCAAAggccaaaaaacaaaagttgaaataG